In the Lates calcarifer isolate ASB-BC8 linkage group LG24, TLL_Latcal_v3, whole genome shotgun sequence genome, one interval contains:
- the myd88 gene encoding myeloid differentiation primary response protein MyD88, which yields MACAESKVDLETVPLTALNVTVRKKLGLYLNPRNAVAADWMAVAEAMDFSYLEIRNYEVAQNPTTRILDEWQARSTDTTVGKLLSILMKVERSDIIEDLRSLIDEDVRRYCENLKKRGSDPPLQVPEVDSCVPRTPERNGITLEDDPEGSPELFDAFICYCQSDFDFVHEMIRELEQTEYRLKLCVFDRDVLPGSCVWTITSELIEKRCKRMVVVISDEYLDSDACDFQTKFALSLCPGAQKKRLIPVVYKPMTKQFPSILRFLTVCDYTRPCTQAWFWVRLAKALSLP from the exons ATGGCTTGCGCCGAGTCGAAAGTCGACCTGGAGACGGTTCCTCTCACCGCGCTGAATGTGACTGTGAGGAAAAAGTTGGGACTTTACCTGAATCCCAGAAATGCAGTGGCCGCGGACTGGATGGCTGTAGCAGAGGCCATGGACTTCAGTTACCTGGAGATAAGGAACTATGAAGTGGCACAAAACCCCACCACAAGGATCCTGGACGAGTGGCAGGCTCGGTCCACAGATACGACAGTGGGGAAGTTGTTGTCAATCCTGATGAAGGTGGAGAGGAGTGATATTATAGAGGATCTTCGCTCTTTGATAG ATGAAGATGTCAGGAGGTACTGTGAGAATCTGAAGAAGAGGGGGAGTGATCCCCCACTTCAGGTTCCTGAGGTGGACAGCTGTGTCCCTCGCACCCCTGAGAGAAACGGTATCACCCTGGAGGATGACCCCGAAG GTTCTCCTGAGCTGTTTGATGCCTTCATCTGCTACTGCCAGAGTGACTTCGACTTTGTCCATGAGATGATCCGGGAGCTGGAACAGACGGAGTACAggctgaagctgtgtgtgttcgACAGAGATGTCCTCCCGGGCTCCTGTGTGTGGACCATCACAAGTGAACTCATTGAGAAGAG GTGCAAGAGGATGGTGGTGGTTATATCTGACGAATACCTTGACAGCGATGCCTGCGACTTTCAGACCAAGTTTGCTCTCAGCCTCTGCCCTG GAGCTCAAAAGAAACGGCTCATCCCAGTGGTGTACAAACCAATGACGAAGCAGTTCCCCAGCATCTTACGCTTCCTCACCGTATGTGACTACACCAGGCCTTGCACACAGGCGTGGTTCTGGGTACGGCTGGCCAAAGCTCTTTCGCTGCCATAA